One Pleurocapsa sp. PCC 7327 DNA segment encodes these proteins:
- the folB gene encoding dihydroneopterin aldolase → MDSIQITGIRCYGYTGYLPEEQVLGQWFEVDLTLWFDLSLASSSDRIEDTCDYRAAISIVKDLVKNQKFALVEKLAAAIAQEILQLDKVRQVRVQLSKLAAPIPDFEGKITIDITRNRID, encoded by the coding sequence ATGGATTCGATTCAAATTACTGGAATTCGCTGCTACGGATACACTGGCTATCTGCCAGAAGAACAAGTTCTCGGACAGTGGTTTGAGGTCGATTTAACCCTGTGGTTCGATCTCTCCTTGGCTAGCAGCAGCGATCGCATAGAAGATACGTGTGATTATAGAGCCGCGATCTCGATCGTCAAAGATCTTGTCAAAAATCAAAAATTTGCTTTAGTAGAAAAGTTAGCTGCCGCGATCGCACAAGAAATCCTACAACTAGATAAAGTACGACAAGTCCGCGTCCAGTTGTCTAAACTTGCCGCTCCCATTCCCGATTTTGAAGGAAAGATTACCATTGATATCACTCGAAACCGGATAGATTAA
- a CDS encoding M48 family metallopeptidase — translation MPTYPGLSSEAFKHPLDRQAEETLRSVPGFDLVAKSFVEYFYERPQLIYLMGNNIKVGPRQYSTLYGIFRECVRDLDIHPEPILYVNQNPFVNSYALGHEQPYIVINTELLDLLDEAEIRTVIAHELGHIKCDHTLLIQMAIWAMGAASLLGELTFGLGNLISTGLIYAFYEWRRKAELSADRAAMLVMDDLKPIMQTMMKLAGGSQKFGHECSLDEFIRQADNYQELDRESLNQLYKFLIYNGGNSAFLTHPFPVERLHYLRDWANSTEYQQIRHGNYQRVGAEGAIDVKAKESPNKEEVEALRRQIEQLQAEIDRIRFQKRSPE, via the coding sequence ATGCCCACTTATCCCGGACTATCCAGCGAAGCCTTTAAACATCCCCTAGATCGCCAAGCAGAAGAAACTCTTCGTAGTGTTCCCGGCTTCGATCTCGTTGCCAAAAGCTTTGTTGAATACTTCTACGAACGCCCTCAGCTAATTTATTTGATGGGGAATAACATCAAAGTCGGTCCTCGCCAATATTCTACTTTATACGGCATATTTCGAGAATGCGTGCGAGATTTAGATATTCATCCCGAACCAATTCTTTATGTTAATCAAAATCCTTTCGTTAATAGTTATGCTTTGGGACACGAACAGCCTTATATTGTTATTAATACAGAGTTATTAGACTTACTCGATGAAGCAGAAATTCGGACGGTTATCGCTCATGAATTAGGACATATTAAATGCGATCATACGCTATTAATTCAGATGGCAATTTGGGCGATGGGTGCTGCTTCCTTATTGGGAGAATTGACTTTTGGATTGGGAAATTTAATTAGTACGGGTTTAATCTATGCTTTCTATGAATGGCGGCGAAAAGCAGAATTATCTGCCGATCGCGCGGCGATGTTAGTAATGGACGATCTCAAACCAATTATGCAAACGATGATGAAATTGGCAGGAGGAAGCCAGAAGTTCGGTCACGAATGCAGTTTGGATGAATTTATTCGTCAAGCAGATAACTATCAAGAATTAGATCGAGAAAGTTTAAATCAACTCTATAAATTCTTAATCTATAACGGTGGTAACAGCGCATTTTTAACCCATCCTTTTCCAGTAGAACGCCTGCATTATCTTCGAGATTGGGCCAATTCGACCGAGTATCAGCAAATTCGTCATGGGAATTATCAACGAGTTGGAGCAGAAGGTGCGATAGATGTTAAGGCAAAAGAAAGTCCAAATAAAGAGGAAGTAGAGGCTCTGCGCCGACAAATTGAACAACTGCAAGCAGAAATCGATCGCATCCGCTTCCAAAAGCGATCGCCAGAATAA
- a CDS encoding PilZ domain-containing protein, translated as MQEKRKLKRWHLIYYLRVRDRHTDKPIGHLIDISEGGMMLVSEAPIAVGRVFQFQMMLPEEIAGTTTWEFDAKSLWSQPDFNPSLYKTGFQLLNVIPEDIGTIECLIDDYGFRD; from the coding sequence ATGCAAGAAAAACGCAAATTAAAACGCTGGCATTTAATTTATTACTTGCGCGTGCGCGATCGCCACACCGACAAACCAATCGGTCATTTAATCGATATTAGCGAAGGGGGAATGATGCTCGTCAGCGAAGCGCCTATCGCTGTCGGTCGCGTTTTTCAGTTTCAGATGATGCTTCCAGAAGAGATTGCCGGAACAACTACTTGGGAATTCGATGCAAAAAGCTTGTGGAGTCAACCCGATTTCAATCCCAGTCTCTACAAAACGGGTTTTCAACTGCTTAATGTTATCCCAGAAGATATCGGTACGATTGAATGCCTAATCGACGACTATGGCTTTCGCGATTGA